In Hyla sarda isolate aHylSar1 chromosome 9, aHylSar1.hap1, whole genome shotgun sequence, the following proteins share a genomic window:
- the LOC130290651 gene encoding uncharacterized protein LOC130290651, whose amino-acid sequence MCWGAVYYGCSVLWVLCVGVQYIMGAVCWGAMYYGCYVLGCNVLWVLCVGVQCIMGAMCWGAVYHGCYVSGCSVSWVLCIGVLFIMGAVYYSSYVAGCYVLWVLCVGVQCIIVPMYQGAVYYGSYVSGCYVLWVLCWGAVYYGCYVLGCSVLWVLCVGVQCIIVPMYRGAVYYGCYVSECCVLWVLCIGVQCIMGAMYYGCSILWVLCVGVQYIVGAMYYGSYVSGCSVLWVLCIMGAMCWGAVYYGCYVLWVLCVGVQYIMGAMYYGSYVLGCSVLWVLCIRVQCIMGAMCWGAVYYGSYVSGCNVLWVLCIRVQCIMGPMCWGAVYYGSYV is encoded by the coding sequence ATGTGTtggggtgcagtatattatgggtgcagtgtattatgggtgCTATGTGttggggtgcagtatataatggGTGCTGTGTGTTGGGGTGCAATGTATTATGGGTGCTATGTGTTGGGGTGCAATGTATTATGGGTGCTATGTGTTGGGGTGCAATGTATTATGGGTGCTATGTGTTGGGGTGCAGTGTATCATGGGTGCTATGTATCGGGGTGCAGTGTATCATGGGTGCTATGTATCGGGGTGCTATTTATtatgggtgcagtgtattatagttcCTATGTAGCGGGGTGCTATGTATTATGGGTGCTATGtgttggggtgcagtgtattatagttcCTATgtatcagggtgcagtgtattatggttcCTATGTATCGGGGTGCTATGTATTATGGGTGCTGtgttggggtgcagtgtattatgggtgCTATgtattggggtgcagtgtattatgggtgCTATGtgttggggtgcagtgtattatagttcCTATGTAtcggggtgcagtgtattatgggtgCTATGTATCGGAGTGCTGTGTATTATGGGTGCTATGTAtcggggtgcagtgtattatgggtgCTATGTATTatgggtgcagtatattatgggtgCTATGTGTTGGGGTGCAGTATATTGTGGGTGCTATGTATTATGGTTCCTATGTAtcggggtgcagtgtattatgggtgCTATGTATTATGGGTGCTATGTGTtggggtgcagtatattatgggtgCTATGTATTATGGGTGCTATGTGTtggggtgcagtatattatgggtgCTATGTATTATGGGTCCTATGtgttggggtgcagtgtattatgggtcCTATGTATaagagtgcagtgtattatgggtgCTATGtgttggggtgcagtgtattatgggtcCTATGTATCGGGGTGCAATGTATTATGGGTCCTATGTAtaagggtgcagtgtattatgggtcCTATGtgttggggtgcagtgtattatgggtcCTATGTATaa